The Buchnera aphidicola (Brevicoryne brassicae) DNA window TAGATAGAATATTAAAAGCAAGACTTTGAAAAGCGTCACCAGCAAGTAAAGAAACATTTTCATTATACTTAATATGACAAGAACTTTTTCCTCTTCTTAAATCATCATTATCCATACAAGGTAAATCATCATGAATTAAAGAATATATATGAATACATTCAATAGCTGAAGATATTACATCTAATGTAATCAGATTTACTCTAAACATTATTCCAGTTCCATATACTAAACAAGGACGCAATCTTTTTCCACCTGGAAACATACTATATTTCATAGCTTTTAAAAGATTATATTTTTGAAAAGGCAACTTATTTAATACATGAGATAACTTCTTATTTACACGATATTTATATATATTATATAGATGAAGAAAATTCATTTTTAAACACCTAAAAAATCAAAAAATAATTATTTTATAAACAGTCTATTTCTTGAATAAAAACTACAAATAAACCACACAGAAACAATAAAGATTTCAAATAAAAACATCTGTGAGATAGTTAAAAAACTATACAACCATCCACTTATAATCCCGCCAAATGATATACCTAAAAATTGACTAGTAGAATAAATACTCATTACACTTCCTTTATAACAATTTAATTTTTGTTTTCTTAAATTTTCAGGAAGAAAAACTTCAAGAAAATTAAAAGAAATAAAAAAAACTTGTAAAGCAATTATAAAAAATAATAAATTATTTTTAGAAATAATAAAAATAATTTCTGATAAAAAAATAAAAAAAATACAAATTTCAATAATATTTTCTAAAATAGTTTGTAATTTACAGTAAAATATAAAAAAAAACAAAAGAAAAAAAGAAATTAATATGGTAATTAAGTATATTTTCCATTGATCATTTACATTACAACCAGATATTTCAAACTGATCAGGTATTATCATAAAATTCATCATCAATAAGAAATGCAAAAAAAATACACCTAAATAAGATTTAAAAAAAGTTTTATTAAAAATAAATTTTAATAATTCTTGATATGAACTTTTTTTCTTGGATTTTAAAATGTTTTTTTCTGAAAGCGGTAACACAAAAAAAACAAATATTATAGATATAATGGATAAACATGAAGATATCCAAAAAACAGAAAAAAAACCAAAATTGTGAACAATTATAGGTCCAGTAACCATAGAAATTAAAAAAGAACATGCAAAACTTAGACCTATACAAGCAATTGATTTGATATAATTTTCTTTACGAATTAAATCAGATAAAAAAGCCATACATACACCAGAAATTGCACATGAACCTTGCAAAAATCTACCAATAATTAATCCCCAGATAGAATGAAAATTAGCAGATATAATATTCCCAATTAAAAATATGAATAAACCTAATATAATTATTTTTGTTCGACTGAATTTATCCGATAAAACTCCAAATGGAATTTGAAAAATAACTTGAGCAATTCCATATATTCCCATTGATAAACCAACTAAAAATTTATTACTACCATCTAAAAGAATACCATATTTACTCAAAACAGGAACTACCATAAACATTCCTAACATACGTAATAAAAAAATCATACAAAAACTAAATGTAACTTGTAATTCTAAAAAGTTCATTTTATAATTTTCCATACTTAATTTTTTAATTAAATTTCATATTTAATAACAATATTTTTTTCTAAAAAAATAATGAATACTCAAAATAAAACTTCATATACATATCAAGAAGTCGCAAAAGATCAAGAAGGTTATTTAAAAAGAAGTAAAGATTGGACTATAAAATTAGCAAAAGAAATTGCAAAAAAAGAAAATATTCACTTAAATTCTGATCATTGGAAAGTGATAATATTCATACGAAATTTTTATAATCAGTTTAATATTACACCATCAATGAGAATGTTAATCAGTAGTATAAAAGAAGAAATAGGAGAATCTAAAAGCAACAGTATCTATTTGTTTACACTTTTCCCTAAAGGACCAGCTGAACAAGCTAGTAAAATTGCTGGAATACCTAAACCTGTAAGGTGTTTATAAAAAAACTCATGAGATATTATTAATATTTAAAATAAAAAATCTATTGATATTAAAATGTTAAATATAATAACTACTAAAATAGAGTAATAAAATAATTGAATTGCATTTTTTTTATTATTATCTTTTTTAAGATTAAAAAAAGATAAAAACAACCAATAAAAATTAAAAATAGAAGAAAATAATAAAAATATAAAACTTGTATATCCTAAAAATGTCAATGATGAACTAAAGAAAGTAAAACTAAAAATATAATAAAAAATATGTCTTTTTGTAATAAAAACACCTTTAATAACAGAAAAAACGGGAATATTAGCTTTTTTATAATCCTCTATTCTAACAATAGAAATAGAATAAAAATGAGCCATTTGCCAAAATATAAAAATAGAAAACAATAAAACAGAACATAAATCAATAGTATTAGTGACTGCAGTATAGCCAATTATAGATGGTGTAGAACCTGAAAAACTTCCAATAAATGTTGAATAAATTGATTTTCGCTTATATAAAAGGGTATATAAAACTATATAAACAAAAAATCCAAAAATAGACAAAATCATTGATAAATAATTTACTAATAAACCTAATATAAATATTCCTGAAATCCCCAAAAAAATAGCAAAGACTAATACTAATGTAGAAGAAAGTATTTCTTTTGGTAAAACTCTGTTACTTGTACGTTTCATTTTTTGATCTATATCACGATCAATTAAATTATTAAAAATACAAGCAGATGAAATTACTAAAGATGTACCTATAACAGTATAAAAAAATAAACATAAACAAAAAAATGAACGGCTAGAAGCAAATAAAAAACTTCCTATTATTAAAATAACATTTCCAAAAACAATTCCAGGCTTTATTATCTCCAAATAATATTTAAACATAAATAATATATTCTTATTTTTAACAATTCAACAAAACATGATGATTTAAATTAGACATAATCCATACAGAACCAAACAAAACAATGAATATTATCATTATTACAAACAATAACGTTATTATATTCCATATTCCTTCTGAAGAACAATTTAAATGTAAAAAATAGAAAAAATGAATAACAATTTGAATTATTGCTAAAATTAAAATAATTAAATAATTTACTTCACTGGAAAAAATTTTTTCTGTTGCTATAAAAAAGGATAATACAGTTAATATTATAGAAAACAAGAACCCTAATAAATAAGATGTTACTTCTTTGTCAATATTTAACTTGATGGAATTATACATTAAATAGCTCCATTTAAATAAACAAAAGTAAAAACACAAATCCATATAATATCTAAAAAATGCCAAAAAATACTAAGACATAAAATTCTAGTACAAATAGAATTGGTTAAACCTAGTTTTTTTATTTGACAAACAATTGATATTATTAAAATTAAACCAAAAAAAATATGAACTCCATGAGTTCCTACAAGAGTAAAAAAAATAGAAAAAAATGCATGTTGATCAGGACCAAAATTATTCACTAAAAGATCATAAAATTCATTGAATTCTATCAACAAAAAAATTAAACCTAAAATAAAAGTTATTATTAAATATGAATAAATCATCTTAATATTTTTTTTATTCATAGCTAATACGACAAATCCACAAGATAAAGAACTTAATAATAATAAAAACGTTTCTAAAAAAACAGAAGCTAAATTAAAAATTTTATTATAAACTAAATTAGTTGATATATTCGAAGAAATAATAGCATAAACAGCAAATAACACTGCAAACATAATACAATCACTCATCAAATATATCCATAGACCAAATAATTTATTACTTTCTGTTTTTTTTTCTTCCACGTTTAATTTCCTAGAATTTAAATTTATACTATTTTTTTTATCTTCTATCATTTTAAACCTGCTTTTCGAATATTTTCCCAATATTGATCTTCAATTTTTTTTATTTCTTCTACTGATACAGTACGTTCGGTTTCTTCATCAATGCTTTTTATAAATAAAGCAATAATAATCGCAAAAAAAGACGAAAAACACAACCAATTAATATGCCATACTGCTGCAAAACCAAATAATAATGAAAACACACTGATCAAAAAACCTAATCCTGTATTTTTAGGAATATGAATTTCATGATAATTAAAATTATTTAGTATTGTTTTTCTATCTTGTTTTTTTTTCATTTCCCAAAACTCATCTCTAGAACTAACTCTAGGAATAATAGCAAAATTATATACTGATGGAGGTGAGCTGGTAAACCATTCTAGAGTTCTACCATTCCAAGGATCTCCAGTTAAATCTAAATTATCATAACGATCTCTTACTGAAACAAAAAACTGAATGATTTGACATACAATTCCTATTGCAATTAAAACAGCTCCAACAGCGGCAATACATAATAAAACATGAAAATTAGAATCAATATTTTGACTTAAACGACGAGTCATTCCCATAAGTCCTAAAAAGTATAAAGGTATAAAAGCTACAAAAAAACCTAAAATCCAAAACCAAAAAGCACGTTTACCCCATACTTCATTTAAAGTAAATCCAAACAATTTAGGAAACCAATAATTAATTCCAGAAAAACATCCAAAAACAACACCACCAATAATTACATTATGAAAATGTGCAACTAAAAATAGACTGTTATGTAAAATAAAATCAGCAGGAGGAACTGATAAAAGTACACCGGTCATTCCACCAATAGAAAAAGTTACTAAAAACCCTAAAGTCCATAAAACAGAAGAATGCATATATATACGACCTTTATACATAGTAAATAACCAATTAAAAATTTTTACTCCAGTAGGAATAGCTATTATCATAGTGGTGATGCCAAAAAAAGCATTTACATTTGCTCCTGCACCCATAGTAAAAAAATGATGAAGCCAAACAATAAAAGATAAAATTGTGATAGATAATGTTGCCCATACTAAAGAAACATATCCAAATAGACGTTTTTGAGAAAAAGTAGCAACTACTTCAGAAAAAACTCCAAATACAGGTAAAACTAAAATATATACTTCTGGATGACCCCAAATCCATATTAAATTAACATACATCATTGCATTTCCACCTAAATCATTAGTAAAAAAGTGAAAATTAAAATAACGATCTAAAGTTAATAATATAAGAGTAATAGTTAAAACTGGAAATGAAATTACAATAAGAATATTGGTGCATAAAGCAGTCCAAGTAAAAACCGGTATTTTAAAAAAAGACATACCAGGTGCTCTCATTTTTAAAATTGTTACTAAAAAATTAATCCCTGTTAATGTAGTTCCAACACCTGCAATCTGTAAACTCCAAATCCAATAATCTACACCTACACCTGAGCTATATTGTATACCAGATAAAGGAGGATAAGCCAACCAACCAGTTTGAGCGAATTCTCCTATTCCTAAAGATAAAGTGAGTAATACAGTACTGCTTACATTTAACCAAAAACTCAAATTATTAAGGAACGGGAAAGCTACGTCACGAGCTCCAATTTGCAATGGTACAACTAAATTCATTAAACCAATAACAAGTGGCATAGCTACAAAAAAAATCATTATTACACCGTGAGCTGTAAATATTTGATCATAATGATGGGGTGGCAAAAAACCTTTATGACCTGATGATGCAATCACTTGTTGAGTACGCATTAATATTGCATCTACGAACCCCCGGAATAACATAATAAATGCAAGTATTCCATACATAATAGATATCTTTTTATGATCAACTGTAGTAAACCATTCAGACCATAAATATTTCCATTTTTTATAATAAGTAATACTTGATGCAATTAAAAATCCAATTAAAATAATTGCAGTGTATGTCACCATAATAATAGGTTCATGATATGGTATAACATCAAATGTTAATTTCCCAAACATTTTCTTAATATCTCCATATTAATACTTTTTATTAATAGTATATTTATTCAAAATACTCAAATTTTTTAAAGAATATTGATTAACAATCTGATTAAATAAATCTTTTTTAACATAGGAAAAATACTCTACTGAACAATTTTCATTGGGTATAGATATTACGTTAAACATTTTTGATGTGTTTAATTTATTAGGTGATTTTTGTATTTTTTTTATCCAATTTTTAAATATAACATCATTTAACGCAGAAATTACAGTAAATTTCATATTAGAAAATCCTCGACCACTGTAATTAGAGGATATACCTTTATATTTTCCTGGACTATTAGAAATTAAATTTAATTTTGTCACCATTCCTGGCATAGCATATATTTGACTTCCAAGAGATGGAATAAAAAATGAATTCATAACAGAATTAGATGTAATCTCAAAACTTATAGGTCTATCAACAGGTAACATAATTTCATTAATTGTGGCAATATGGTAATCTGGATAAATAAATAACCATTTCCAATCTAGTGCAATTACATTTATTTTAATAGGTTTATAAAAAGATACTATGGGTTTTTTTGGTTCTAATTTATGAGTATAATCCCATGATAAAAATGCTAAAAAAGAAATTATTAAAATAGGAACGCTCCATATAACTATCTCTATTTTTTTTGAATCAGACCAATCAGGTTCATATGTTTGATTTTTATTTTTTGAGCAGTATTTAACTGGAAAATATATACTCATAAAAATTACAGGAATGATGATAAATAACATCATTATAAATGATATTAATATTAACGAAGACTCTTCTACAGCAATTAATCCATGAGGATCTAACAATAAAGTATTACATCCATTCAAAGAAAAAAATATTATGATTAATGATAATTTTTTAAAAAAATTATTATAAGTGAAACATGTCATTCAAAACCTCAAAATAATGTAATATTTATTAGCAAAAATTTTTAAAAAAATATTTTTTCATTAAAAACTTTATTAAAAAAATCTAAAAAACCAATTTTTTATAAAAGTTAATAATTTGCGAAATAATTGAATTATTTTTTAAAAATTGATAAAATTTAAAAAACAAAAACATATTTATAAAACAGTTAAAAATATTTTTTCTGAATTTTTTATAAAAAAATTATAATAAAAAAACAGGATATAACATTAATTAATGATTTTAAAAAAAATAAACCAATATCTCATATCTAAGTTAAAAATAAATTTTATTAAAATTTATGACGATAGCTTATTCCATAATCGTTCAAAAAAAAATATTACGCACGTAACAATAATTATTGTTAGCAATGATTTTATTAATCGACCAATTATAACTAGACATCGTATGATTTTTTCTATTTTATCAAAAATAACAAAAGAAAAAATATATTCAATAACATTGAATACTTATACTTCTGATGAATGGAAAGTTAAAAAATACAAAAAAATTAGTATTTCTAAGTGTTTTAAAAAAAAATGATATTTTATCCGATTACTAAAAAATTATTATACGATATATTAAAATTATTAAAAAATAAAAAAACAACTATTTTTAATAATAACTTTATAAAGAAAATATTTCTAAAAATTTTAAAAATACAAAATATCTACAATAGATTAATAAAAATAATCGTTTGAGGTAATTAAGATGAAATTTTCTATGGAAAAAAATAAAAATGCAGGTCATCGTGTTACAATTCATATTCCAAATAAAACAGTGAATAATGCAATTTTTACAGAATTTATAAATATTAGAAAAAAAACAAACATCAATGGTTTTAGAAAAGGAAAAGTTCCTATACATGTTATCAAAGAAAAATATGGTAATACAGTTTATTATGATGTATTTAAAGATCTAATGCAAAAATTTTTTTATGAATTTATACATAAAGAAAAAATAAACATTATTGGTATTCCAAAATATTATATGAATCAAAATATAGATAAAAAAAAAGAATATTTTGAATATTTTGTAATATATGAAACATATCCAAAATTTGAAATAAAAGATATAGCATCTATAAAAGTAAAAAAAATAATTGTAAATATCACAGATGAAGACATTAAAAAAAGTATAGAAAAAAACAAACCCACAAAAATAAATTGGAATAAAGTTGATAAACCCATTAAAATTTATGATCGTGTAACAATTAATTATAGTGTTTATAATGAAAAAAATCAAAAAATAGAAAAATTCAGCAGAGAAAATATTATATTTATTGTATTTAAAAATAAATTAGTTACTCAATTAGAAAATAAAATAATCAATCATTTCGTTAATGATATTTTGT harbors:
- the cyoC gene encoding cytochrome o ubiquinol oxidase subunit III, with product MIEDKKNSINLNSRKLNVEEKKTESNKLFGLWIYLMSDCIMFAVLFAVYAIISSNISTNLVYNKIFNLASVFLETFLLLLSSLSCGFVVLAMNKKNIKMIYSYLIITFILGLIFLLIEFNEFYDLLVNNFGPDQHAFFSIFFTLVGTHGVHIFFGLILIISIVCQIKKLGLTNSICTRILCLSIFWHFLDIIWICVFTFVYLNGAI
- a CDS encoding TusE/DsrC/DsvC family sulfur relay protein; amino-acid sequence: MNTQNKTSYTYQEVAKDQEGYLKRSKDWTIKLAKEIAKKENIHLNSDHWKVIIFIRNFYNQFNITPSMRMLISSIKEEIGESKSNSIYLFTLFPKGPAEQASKIAGIPKPVRCL
- the cyoD gene encoding cytochrome o ubiquinol oxidase subunit IV, coding for MYNSIKLNIDKEVTSYLLGFLFSIILTVLSFFIATEKIFSSEVNYLIILILAIIQIVIHFFYFLHLNCSSEGIWNIITLLFVIMIIFIVLFGSVWIMSNLNHHVLLNC
- the cyoE gene encoding heme o synthase encodes the protein MFKYYLEIIKPGIVFGNVILIIGSFLFASSRSFFCLCLFFYTVIGTSLVISSACIFNNLIDRDIDQKMKRTSNRVLPKEILSSTLVLVFAIFLGISGIFILGLLVNYLSMILSIFGFFVYIVLYTLLYKRKSIYSTFIGSFSGSTPSIIGYTAVTNTIDLCSVLLFSIFIFWQMAHFYSISIVRIEDYKKANIPVFSVIKGVFITKRHIFYYIFSFTFFSSSLTFLGYTSFIFLLFSSIFNFYWLFLSFFNLKKDNNKKNAIQLFYYSILVVIIFNILISIDFLF
- a CDS encoding MFS transporter — protein: MNFLELQVTFSFCMIFLLRMLGMFMVVPVLSKYGILLDGSNKFLVGLSMGIYGIAQVIFQIPFGVLSDKFSRTKIIILGLFIFLIGNIISANFHSIWGLIIGRFLQGSCAISGVCMAFLSDLIRKENYIKSIACIGLSFACSFLISMVTGPIIVHNFGFFSVFWISSCLSIISIIFVFFVLPLSEKNILKSKKKSSYQELLKFIFNKTFFKSYLGVFFLHFLLMMNFMIIPDQFEISGCNVNDQWKIYLITILISFFLLFFFIFYCKLQTILENIIEICIFFIFLSEIIFIISKNNLLFFIIALQVFFISFNFLEVFLPENLRKQKLNCYKGSVMSIYSTSQFLGISFGGIISGWLYSFLTISQMFLFEIFIVSVWFICSFYSRNRLFIK
- the cyoA gene encoding ubiquinol oxidase subunit II, whose protein sequence is MTCFTYNNFFKKLSLIIIFFSLNGCNTLLLDPHGLIAVEESSLILISFIMMLFIIIPVIFMSIYFPVKYCSKNKNQTYEPDWSDSKKIEIVIWSVPILIISFLAFLSWDYTHKLEPKKPIVSFYKPIKINVIALDWKWLFIYPDYHIATINEIMLPVDRPISFEITSNSVMNSFFIPSLGSQIYAMPGMVTKLNLISNSPGKYKGISSNYSGRGFSNMKFTVISALNDVIFKNWIKKIQKSPNKLNTSKMFNVISIPNENCSVEYFSYVKKDLFNQIVNQYSLKNLSILNKYTINKKY
- a CDS encoding BolA family protein translates to MILKKINQYLISKLKINFIKIYDDSLFHNRSKKNITHVTIIIVSNDFINRPIITRHRMIFSILSKITKEKIYSITLNTYTSDEWKVKKYKKISISKCFKKK
- the cyoB gene encoding cytochrome o ubiquinol oxidase subunit I translates to MFGKLTFDVIPYHEPIIMVTYTAIILIGFLIASSITYYKKWKYLWSEWFTTVDHKKISIMYGILAFIMLFRGFVDAILMRTQQVIASSGHKGFLPPHHYDQIFTAHGVIMIFFVAMPLVIGLMNLVVPLQIGARDVAFPFLNNLSFWLNVSSTVLLTLSLGIGEFAQTGWLAYPPLSGIQYSSGVGVDYWIWSLQIAGVGTTLTGINFLVTILKMRAPGMSFFKIPVFTWTALCTNILIVISFPVLTITLILLTLDRYFNFHFFTNDLGGNAMMYVNLIWIWGHPEVYILVLPVFGVFSEVVATFSQKRLFGYVSLVWATLSITILSFIVWLHHFFTMGAGANVNAFFGITTMIIAIPTGVKIFNWLFTMYKGRIYMHSSVLWTLGFLVTFSIGGMTGVLLSVPPADFILHNSLFLVAHFHNVIIGGVVFGCFSGINYWFPKLFGFTLNEVWGKRAFWFWILGFFVAFIPLYFLGLMGMTRRLSQNIDSNFHVLLCIAAVGAVLIAIGIVCQIIQFFVSVRDRYDNLDLTGDPWNGRTLEWFTSSPPSVYNFAIIPRVSSRDEFWEMKKKQDRKTILNNFNYHEIHIPKNTGLGFLISVFSLLFGFAAVWHINWLCFSSFFAIIIALFIKSIDEETERTVSVEEIKKIEDQYWENIRKAGLK